A genome region from Clostridium pasteurianum includes the following:
- a CDS encoding NAD(P)H-dependent glycerol-3-phosphate dehydrogenase gives MQGITFIGGGSFGTALGIMLAKKGYDITIWDRNKQNVDDINTLKTNTRYLPDSVIPYNVKAVDDIYLAAKQNKYVVLAVPSFAIREICKKIKSVISEEQIIISIAKGMEEESKKRLSEVIKEELPGNPVVVLSGPSHAEEVANDIPTTVVVSSTDMKYAEEVQDVFMTNGFRVYTNSDIVGVEIGGAVKNIIAIASGICDGMGYGDNTKAALMTRGMSEIMRIGVKLGGKPETFFGLTGMGDLIVTCTSMHSRNRKAGILIGKGVSCEEACRKIGMVVEGVKACKTFYELKESLKVSMPITNALYGVLFQNKDPRQQVNELMGRDKKYEYYF, from the coding sequence ATGCAGGGCATAACATTTATAGGTGGTGGAAGTTTTGGTACGGCACTTGGAATAATGCTTGCTAAAAAAGGATATGATATCACTATATGGGATAGAAATAAGCAGAATGTAGATGATATAAATACCTTAAAAACTAATACGAGATATCTTCCTGATAGTGTTATACCTTATAATGTTAAGGCTGTAGATGATATTTATTTAGCGGCTAAACAAAATAAATATGTGGTACTTGCGGTTCCTTCTTTTGCAATAAGAGAAATATGTAAAAAAATAAAATCAGTCATAAGTGAAGAACAGATTATTATAAGTATTGCTAAAGGAATGGAAGAAGAGAGTAAAAAAAGACTATCTGAAGTAATTAAAGAGGAACTTCCAGGGAATCCAGTGGTAGTGCTTTCAGGGCCAAGTCATGCTGAAGAAGTTGCAAATGATATTCCAACTACAGTAGTTGTTAGTTCTACTGATATGAAATATGCTGAAGAAGTTCAAGATGTTTTCATGACTAATGGTTTTAGAGTTTATACAAATAGTGATATAGTAGGAGTGGAGATAGGAGGAGCTGTTAAAAATATAATAGCTATAGCTTCAGGTATATGTGATGGAATGGGTTATGGTGACAATACAAAAGCAGCCCTTATGACAAGAGGCATGAGCGAGATAATGAGAATAGGAGTAAAGCTTGGAGGTAAACCAGAAACATTTTTTGGACTTACAGGTATGGGTGATCTCATTGTAACATGTACTAGTATGCACAGCAGAAATAGAAAAGCTGGTATACTAATAGGTAAGGGAGTATCTTGTGAGGAAGCCTGCAGAAAAATTGGAATGGTTGTAGAAGGTGTAAAGGCTTGTAAAACATTTTACGAACTTAAAGAATCACTTAAAGTCTCTATGCCAATTACTAATGCACTTTATGGGGTTCTGTTTCAAAATAAGGATCCAAGACAGCAGGTTAATGAACTTATGGGCAGAGATAAAAAATACGAATATTATTTTTAA
- the der gene encoding ribosome biogenesis GTPase Der: MSKPIVSIVGRPNVGKSTLFNKLAGRRVSIVEDTPGVTRDRIYAESEWVGRKFTIIDTGGIEPENDDIILTQMRRQAQIAIEMSDVIIFMVDGKQGLTDADNEVTVMLRKSKKPIVLVVNKIDKNAEENNIYEFYNLGIGDPVAISSSQGLGIGDMLDEVVNKFRPADEDEEDDEYIRVAFVGKPNVGKSSLTNRILGEDRVIVSDIPGTTRDAIDSYLETDFGKLILIDTAGLRRKSKIKDQIERYSAVRTMAAIERCDVCVLMIDATDPISEQDERIIGYAHENNRAILVIVNKWDLIEKDDRTMDNFKKDLEFKFSFMAYAPFLFISAKTGQRVHKVLSEIKKCYDNYNKRIATGVLNDVISNAVLMKEPPTVAFKRLKIFYVTQIGVKPPTFVFFVNNPELLHFSYRRYLENKLRQSFDFEGTGIKMIFNERKE; encoded by the coding sequence ATGTCAAAACCAATAGTTAGTATAGTTGGCAGACCTAATGTGGGGAAATCAACTCTATTTAATAAACTTGCAGGCAGAAGAGTTTCAATAGTAGAAGATACACCAGGAGTTACAAGAGATAGAATTTACGCTGAATCAGAATGGGTAGGAAGAAAATTTACTATAATAGATACAGGTGGAATAGAGCCGGAAAATGATGATATAATACTAACTCAAATGAGAAGACAGGCACAGATAGCAATTGAAATGTCAGATGTTATTATATTTATGGTAGATGGTAAGCAGGGTCTTACGGATGCTGATAATGAAGTTACTGTAATGCTAAGGAAGAGCAAGAAGCCTATAGTTTTAGTTGTAAATAAAATAGATAAAAATGCTGAAGAAAACAATATATATGAATTTTACAATTTAGGTATAGGTGATCCTGTTGCAATATCATCTTCACAGGGATTAGGTATAGGTGATATGCTTGATGAAGTAGTAAATAAATTTAGGCCAGCTGATGAAGATGAAGAGGATGATGAATATATACGAGTTGCATTTGTAGGTAAACCTAATGTAGGAAAGTCTTCTCTTACAAATAGGATATTAGGTGAAGATAGAGTTATTGTAAGTGATATACCTGGAACAACTAGAGATGCTATAGATAGTTATCTTGAAACAGATTTTGGCAAGTTGATTTTAATAGATACTGCAGGGCTTAGGAGAAAGAGCAAAATAAAAGATCAAATTGAGAGATACAGTGCAGTAAGAACTATGGCGGCTATAGAAAGATGTGATGTATGTGTACTTATGATTGATGCCACTGATCCAATAAGCGAACAGGATGAGAGAATAATAGGGTATGCTCATGAAAACAATAGAGCTATTTTAGTTATAGTTAATAAGTGGGACTTAATAGAAAAAGATGACAGAACCATGGATAATTTTAAAAAGGACCTTGAATTTAAGTTTTCATTTATGGCCTATGCACCATTTCTATTCATATCTGCTAAGACAGGGCAAAGAGTACACAAGGTGCTTTCAGAGATAAAAAAATGTTATGATAATTATAATAAGAGAATTGCTACTGGAGTATTAAATGATGTTATAAGTAATGCGGTTTTAATGAAAGAGCCCCCAACAGTTGCTTTCAAGAGGCTTAAAATTTTTTATGTAACTCAAATAGGTGTGAAACCGCCTACTTTCGTATTCTTTGTAAACAATCCAGAGCTTCTTCATTTTTCTTATAGAAGATACCTGGAAAATAAGTTAAGACAAAGCTTTGATTTTGAGGGAACAGGAATAAAAATGATATTTAACGAAAGGAAGGAATAA